One Primulina huaijiensis isolate GDHJ02 chromosome 8, ASM1229523v2, whole genome shotgun sequence genomic region harbors:
- the LOC140982266 gene encoding ranBP2-type zinc finger protein At1g67325-like isoform X2, whose product MSQVDNRNPSAAKRARTDGGRREDDWTCPSCGNVNFSFRTTCNVRNCTQPRPADHHARSAVNPMQAPQVYSSAPPYVGSGTPSMYMGLSPYGSSMFNGPSMPPYDVPFSGGSAYHYNYGSRLSGGSPYRPLHLSGPPPYSSGSLMGNGGMYGVPPLMDRYGLALPMGPAMGPRPGFFREYSSQRKASDGTPDSDWSCPKCGNINFSFRLVCNMRKCNTPKPGQGAKYNKKSKPDMPEGSWKCEKCNNINYPFRSKCNRQNCGSDKPSDTVNSPPGAAGADDQ is encoded by the exons ATGTCTCAG GTTGATAACAGAAATCCTTCTGCAGCTAAGCGAGCCCGAACTGATG GCGGCCGGAGGGAAGATGACTGGACCTGCCCTAGCTGTGGCAATGTGAATTTCTCGTTTAGAACAACTTGTAATGTGCGGAACTGCACTCAGCCTCGGCCAGCTGATCACCATGCT AGATCTGCAGTCAATCCAATGCAAGCACCTCAGGTTTACTCATCTGCTCCACCCTATGTTGGCTCTGGCACACCGTCAATGTATATGGGTCTATCACCTTATGGTTCTTCTATGTTCAATGGGCCATCTATGCCTCCTTATGATGTTCCATTTTCTGGGGGCTCGGCATATCATTACAATTATGGCAGTCGTCTGTCTGGTGGCAGCCCATATCGGCCCTTGCATTTATCTGGACCCCCTCCATACTCTAGTGGATCGTTGATGGGAAATG GTGGTATGTATGGTGTGCCACCGCTGATGGACCGATATGGCTTGGCTTTGCCTATGGGCCCTGCCATG GGGCCTAGACCTGGGTTTTTCCGTGAATATAGCTCTCAGAGGAAAGCTAGTG ATGGAACTCCTGATAGTGACTGGTCTTGCCCAAAATGTGGGAATATCAATTTTTCATTTAGATTGGTTTGCAACATGAGGAAATGCAACACACCTAAACCTGGACAG GGTGccaaatataacaaaaaatcaA AACCAGATATGCCTGAGGGAAGTTGGAAATGCGAAAAATGCAACAACATAAACTATCCTTTCAGAAGCAAGTGTAACAGACAGAATTGTGGATCTGATAAACCCTCCGATACAGTGAACTCCCCTCCGGGGGCAGCTGGCGCAGATGATCAG TAG
- the LOC140983438 gene encoding squamosa promoter-binding-like protein 12: MDWNTKWDRENLAAFCWKPIDSPKKLQLADWMIVDDGEIDAGSFNLSWGGGNSGASGSDGGHGSSAKSSASASTDSSTKDSFRFLKFECSNGNFGQKMEMKGTEACGISPPMGTSVDSVEPLIGLKLGKRTYFENSGGGGNCRTSLSSMPTPSWNTPTPKKTRSSGQNAPIPRCQVEDCNLDLSMAKEYHQKHRVCEIHSKCPKVFVGGHERRFCQQCSRFHGLSEFDEKKRSCRRRLSDHNARRRKPHQETVRYGTERRQQVSFLLNNAPFIQPRIPANSMGNSSEFTITKGYGTKSLGDGGTDEPHGNATNGFLASENSTSGFLNSGSKITSHTDAAPEYHRALSLLSSNSWGSGEPEAITLSSSEFWMAGLHHPRVPANNYFQEIPLFKSPYETDFYSNVLN, from the exons ATGGATTGGAATACAAAGTGGGACCGCGAAAACTTGGCTGCTTTTTGTTGGAAACCAATTGACAGTCCCAAGAAGCTCCAGTTAGCAGATTGGATGATTGTTGATGATGGAGAAATCGATGCTGGATCATTCAATCTCTCATGGGGAGGTGGGAATAGTGGTGCATCTGGCTCTGATGGTGGACATGGTTCTTCAGCAAAGAGCTCCGCATCGGCTTCTACCGACTCTTCTACTAAGGATAGCTTCAGGTTCTTGAAATTTGAGTGTTCTAATGGAAATTTTGGCCAGAAAATGGAAATGAAAGGAACGGAGGCTTGTGGGATTTCTCCACCTATGGGAACTTCTGTTGATTCCGTGGAACCATTGATTGGTCTGAAACTCGGTAAACGGACTTATTTTGAGAACAGTGGAGGCGGAGGAAATTGTAGGACATCCTTATCTTCGATGCCTACTCCATCCTGGAATACACCCACACCCAAGAAAACTAGATCTTCTGGTCAGAATGCTCCAATACCACGTTGCCAAGTTGAGGACTGCAATCTTGATCTTTCGATGGCTAAAGAATATCACCAAAAGCACAGAGTTTGTGAAATCCATTCCAAATGCCCAAAGGTTTTTGTTGGAGGCCATGAGCGTCGATTTTGCCAGCAGTGTAGCAG GTTCCATGGTTTGTCCGAATTTGATGAAAAGAAACGCAGTTGTCGAAGAAGGCTTTCTGATCATAACGCCAGGCGCCGCAAGCCACATCAGGAAACCGTCCGATATG GCACAGAAAGAAGGCAACAGGTAAGTTTTCTACTGAACAATGCTCCATTTATTCAGCCTAGAATCCCTGCAAATTCCATGGGGAATAGCTCGGAGTTCACCATAACTAAAGGATATGGTACGAAGTCTCTTGGAGACGGAGGCACTGATGAGCCACACGGTAATGCCACCAATGGATTCTTGGCATCCGAGAATTCCACTTCAGGGTTTTTGAACTCAG GTTCCAAGATCACTTCCCACACAGATGCTGCACCGGAATATCACCGTGCTCTCTCTCTTCTGTCAAGCAATTCGTGGGGTTCTGGCGAACCAGAAGCCATAACTCTCTCTTCTTCAGAATTCTGGATGGCCGGACTGCATCATCCCCGTGTGCCGGCCAACAATTACTTTCAAGAAATCCCCCTTTTCAAATCTCCATATGAAACCGACTTCTACTCGAATGTTTTGAACTGA
- the LOC140982266 gene encoding ranBP2-type zinc finger protein At1g67325-like isoform X1, producing MSQVDNRNPSAAKRARTDGGRREDDWTCPSCGNVNFSFRTTCNVRNCTQPRPADHHARSAVNPMQAPQVYSSAPPYVGSGTPSMYMGLSPYGSSMFNGPSMPPYDVPFSGGSAYHYNYGSRLSGGSPYRPLHLSGPPPYSSGSLMGNGGMYGVPPLMDRYGLALPMGPAMGPRPGFFREYSSQRKASDGTPDSDWSCPKCGNINFSFRLVCNMRKCNTPKPGQGAKYNKKSKPDMPEGSWKCEKCNNINYPFRSKCNRQNCGSDKPSDTVNSPPGAAGADDQ from the exons ATGTCTCAG GTTGATAACAGAAATCCTTCTGCAGCTAAGCGAGCCCGAACTGATG GCGGCCGGAGGGAAGATGACTGGACCTGCCCTAGCTGTGGCAATGTGAATTTCTCGTTTAGAACAACTTGTAATGTGCGGAACTGCACTCAGCCTCGGCCAGCTGATCACCATGCT AGATCTGCAGTCAATCCAATGCAAGCACCTCAGGTTTACTCATCTGCTCCACCCTATGTTGGCTCTGGCACACCGTCAATGTATATGGGTCTATCACCTTATGGTTCTTCTATGTTCAATGGGCCATCTATGCCTCCTTATGATGTTCCATTTTCTGGGGGCTCGGCATATCATTACAATTATGGCAGTCGTCTGTCTGGTGGCAGCCCATATCGGCCCTTGCATTTATCTGGACCCCCTCCATACTCTAGTGGATCGTTGATGGGAAATG GTGGTATGTATGGTGTGCCACCGCTGATGGACCGATATGGCTTGGCTTTGCCTATGGGCCCTGCCATG GGGCCTAGACCTGGGTTTTTCCGTGAATATAGCTCTCAGAGGAAAGCTAGTG ATGGAACTCCTGATAGTGACTGGTCTTGCCCAAAATGTGGGAATATCAATTTTTCATTTAGATTGGTTTGCAACATGAGGAAATGCAACACACCTAAACCTGGACAG GGTGccaaatataacaaaaaatcaA AACCAGATATGCCTGAGGGAAGTTGGAAATGCGAAAAATGCAACAACATAAACTATCCTTTCAGAAGCAAGTGTAACAGACAGAATTGTGGATCTGATAAACCCTCCGATACAGTGAACTCCCCTCCGGGGGCAGCTGGCGCAGATGATCAG TGA